In a single window of the Salvelinus alpinus chromosome 15, SLU_Salpinus.1, whole genome shotgun sequence genome:
- the LOC139540261 gene encoding BTB/POZ domain-containing protein 10-like isoform X3, translating into MPKDAKPAGKAALFGGAQVLCAFIPQLIPCCFVFNLPCDTNGAQPRVPVPQLEADLVNMNLHGASGGLERCRDSDRRRSSDRSRDSSHERGEGQLTPCIRNVTSPTRQHNSDRERCEGGSSSRSSSPRPPRALISVGPSCIAASRSSLFSTETHCKSLGHGHVHGPCDHLYVYENAKEGTRTLRTAERVTLIVDNTRFLVDPAIFTAQPNTMLGRMFGSGREYNFTRPNDKGEFEVADGISSTVFRAILDYYKSGIICCPDGIPVPELREACDYLCISFDYSTIKCRDLSALMHELSNDGARRQFEFYLEEMVVPLMVASAQNGERECHVVVLTDDDVVDWDEEYPPQMGEEYSQIIYSTKLYRFFKYIENRDVAKSVLKDRGLKKIRLGIEGYPTYKEKVKKRPGGRPEVIYNYVQRPFIRMSWEKEEGKSRHVDFQCVKSKSITNLAAAAADIPQDQLVNMHPGPQVDELDIQPQPSYHYEPDPDAPSPAV; encoded by the exons ATGCCCAAGGATGCTAAACCGGCTGGCAAGGCTGCATTGTTCGGAGGAGCCCAAGTCCTTTGTGCTTTCATTCCTCAGCTCATCCCGTGCtgctttgtctttaatttgccgTGCGATACAAACGG TGCCCAGCCCCGCGTTCCAGTCCCTCAACTAGAGGCCGACCTGGTCAACATGAACCTGCATGGCGCCAGCGGAGGCCTCGAACGCTGCAGGGACAGTGATCGCCGGAGGTCTAGCGACCGCTCCCGAGACTCCTCCCACGAGAGGGGAGAGGGTCAGCTGACCCCTTGCATCAGGAACGTCACCTCGCCCACCCGACAGCACAACAGCG aTCGTGAGCGGTGCGAGGGTGGTTCTTCCTCCAGGTCGTCGAGTCCTCGGCCCCCCAGGGCCTTAATCTCCGTGGGGCCCAGCTGCATCGCAGCGAGCAGGAGCAGCCTTTTCAGTACTGAGACCCACTGTAAGAGTCTGGGCCATGGACACGTGCACGGTCCCTGTGACCACCTCTACGTCTATGAGAACGCAAAGGAGGGGACGCGCACATTACGGACCGCCGAGAGGGTCACTCTGATAGTGGACAACACCCGCTTCCTGGTGGACCCGGCCATCTTCACCGCCCAGCCCAACACCATGCTGGGAAG AATGTTTGGATCCGGGAGAGAATACAATTTCACTAGGCCCAATGACAAAGGAGAGTTTGAGGTGGCAGATGGAATCAGCTCAACGGTTTTTAGAGCCATCCTG GATTACTACAAATCTGGGATAATCTGCTGTCCTGATGGGATCCCCGTTCCTGAGCTGAGAGAAGCATGTGACTACCTCTGCATCTCCTTTGACTACAGCACCATCAAGTGTAGAGACCTCA GTGCACTCATGCACGAGCTGTCCAACGATGGGGCGAGGCGTCAGTTTGAGTTCTACTTGGAGGAGATGGTGGTGCCGCTGATGGTCGCCAGCGCCCagaacggagagagggagtgtcACGTGGTGGTCCTGACTGACGACGACGTGGTGGACTGGGACGAGGAGTACCCTCCGCAGATGGGAGAGGAGTATTCACAGA TTATATACAGCACAAAACTGTACAGATTCTTCAAGTACATAGAGAATCGAGACGTTGCCAAATCAGTATTAAAAGACAGAGGACTTAAGAAAATCAGACTTGGAATTGAAG GTTATCCCACCTACAAGGAGAAGGTGAAGAAGCGTCCCGGCGGCCGGCCAGAGGTCATCTACAACTATGTGCAGCGGCCCTTCATCCGCATGtcctgggagaaggaggagggcaaGAGCCGCCATGTTGACTTCCAGTGTGTGAAGAGCAAGTCCATCACAAACCTAGCAGCCGCCGCTGCAGACattccccaggaccagctggtcAACATGCACCCTGGTCCTCAGGTGGACGAACTGGACATCCAGCCTCAGCCAAGCTACCACTACGAGCCAGACCCAGACGCCCCCTCACCGGCTGTCTGA
- the LOC139540261 gene encoding BTB/POZ domain-containing protein 10-like isoform X2 codes for MSADGGRFPIDTSNCLPVMAECPHLDDNSSDTDNWESSLHRHSSAQPRVPVPQLEADLVNMNLHGASGGLERCRDSDRRRSSDRSRDSSHERGEGQLTPCIRNVTSPTRQHNSDRERCEGGSSSRSSSPRPPRALISVGPSCIAASRSSLFSTETHCKSLGHGHVHGPCDHLYVYENAKEGTRTLRTAERVTLIVDNTRFLVDPAIFTAQPNTMLGRMFGSGREYNFTRPNDKGEFEVADGISSTVFRAILDYYKSGIICCPDGIPVPELREACDYLCISFDYSTIKCRDLSALMHELSNDGARRQFEFYLEEMVVPLMVASAQNGERECHVVVLTDDDVVDWDEEYPPQMGEEYSQIIYSTKLYRFFKYIENRDVAKSVLKDRGLKKIRLGIEGYPTYKEKVKKRPGGRPEVIYNYVQRPFIRMSWEKEEGKSRHVDFQCVKSKSITNLAAAAADIPQDQLVNMHPGPQVDELDIQPQPSYHYEPDPDAPSPAV; via the exons TGCCCAGCCCCGCGTTCCAGTCCCTCAACTAGAGGCCGACCTGGTCAACATGAACCTGCATGGCGCCAGCGGAGGCCTCGAACGCTGCAGGGACAGTGATCGCCGGAGGTCTAGCGACCGCTCCCGAGACTCCTCCCACGAGAGGGGAGAGGGTCAGCTGACCCCTTGCATCAGGAACGTCACCTCGCCCACCCGACAGCACAACAGCG aTCGTGAGCGGTGCGAGGGTGGTTCTTCCTCCAGGTCGTCGAGTCCTCGGCCCCCCAGGGCCTTAATCTCCGTGGGGCCCAGCTGCATCGCAGCGAGCAGGAGCAGCCTTTTCAGTACTGAGACCCACTGTAAGAGTCTGGGCCATGGACACGTGCACGGTCCCTGTGACCACCTCTACGTCTATGAGAACGCAAAGGAGGGGACGCGCACATTACGGACCGCCGAGAGGGTCACTCTGATAGTGGACAACACCCGCTTCCTGGTGGACCCGGCCATCTTCACCGCCCAGCCCAACACCATGCTGGGAAG AATGTTTGGATCCGGGAGAGAATACAATTTCACTAGGCCCAATGACAAAGGAGAGTTTGAGGTGGCAGATGGAATCAGCTCAACGGTTTTTAGAGCCATCCTG GATTACTACAAATCTGGGATAATCTGCTGTCCTGATGGGATCCCCGTTCCTGAGCTGAGAGAAGCATGTGACTACCTCTGCATCTCCTTTGACTACAGCACCATCAAGTGTAGAGACCTCA GTGCACTCATGCACGAGCTGTCCAACGATGGGGCGAGGCGTCAGTTTGAGTTCTACTTGGAGGAGATGGTGGTGCCGCTGATGGTCGCCAGCGCCCagaacggagagagggagtgtcACGTGGTGGTCCTGACTGACGACGACGTGGTGGACTGGGACGAGGAGTACCCTCCGCAGATGGGAGAGGAGTATTCACAGA TTATATACAGCACAAAACTGTACAGATTCTTCAAGTACATAGAGAATCGAGACGTTGCCAAATCAGTATTAAAAGACAGAGGACTTAAGAAAATCAGACTTGGAATTGAAG GTTATCCCACCTACAAGGAGAAGGTGAAGAAGCGTCCCGGCGGCCGGCCAGAGGTCATCTACAACTATGTGCAGCGGCCCTTCATCCGCATGtcctgggagaaggaggagggcaaGAGCCGCCATGTTGACTTCCAGTGTGTGAAGAGCAAGTCCATCACAAACCTAGCAGCCGCCGCTGCAGACattccccaggaccagctggtcAACATGCACCCTGGTCCTCAGGTGGACGAACTGGACATCCAGCCTCAGCCAAGCTACCACTACGAGCCAGACCCAGACGCCCCCTCACCGGCTGTCTGA
- the LOC139540261 gene encoding BTB/POZ domain-containing protein 10-like isoform X4: MNPKSAQPRVPVPQLEADLVNMNLHGASGGLERCRDSDRRRSSDRSRDSSHERGEGQLTPCIRNVTSPTRQHNSDRERCEGGSSSRSSSPRPPRALISVGPSCIAASRSSLFSTETHCKSLGHGHVHGPCDHLYVYENAKEGTRTLRTAERVTLIVDNTRFLVDPAIFTAQPNTMLGRMFGSGREYNFTRPNDKGEFEVADGISSTVFRAILDYYKSGIICCPDGIPVPELREACDYLCISFDYSTIKCRDLSALMHELSNDGARRQFEFYLEEMVVPLMVASAQNGERECHVVVLTDDDVVDWDEEYPPQMGEEYSQIIYSTKLYRFFKYIENRDVAKSVLKDRGLKKIRLGIEGYPTYKEKVKKRPGGRPEVIYNYVQRPFIRMSWEKEEGKSRHVDFQCVKSKSITNLAAAAADIPQDQLVNMHPGPQVDELDIQPQPSYHYEPDPDAPSPAV; encoded by the exons TGCCCAGCCCCGCGTTCCAGTCCCTCAACTAGAGGCCGACCTGGTCAACATGAACCTGCATGGCGCCAGCGGAGGCCTCGAACGCTGCAGGGACAGTGATCGCCGGAGGTCTAGCGACCGCTCCCGAGACTCCTCCCACGAGAGGGGAGAGGGTCAGCTGACCCCTTGCATCAGGAACGTCACCTCGCCCACCCGACAGCACAACAGCG aTCGTGAGCGGTGCGAGGGTGGTTCTTCCTCCAGGTCGTCGAGTCCTCGGCCCCCCAGGGCCTTAATCTCCGTGGGGCCCAGCTGCATCGCAGCGAGCAGGAGCAGCCTTTTCAGTACTGAGACCCACTGTAAGAGTCTGGGCCATGGACACGTGCACGGTCCCTGTGACCACCTCTACGTCTATGAGAACGCAAAGGAGGGGACGCGCACATTACGGACCGCCGAGAGGGTCACTCTGATAGTGGACAACACCCGCTTCCTGGTGGACCCGGCCATCTTCACCGCCCAGCCCAACACCATGCTGGGAAG AATGTTTGGATCCGGGAGAGAATACAATTTCACTAGGCCCAATGACAAAGGAGAGTTTGAGGTGGCAGATGGAATCAGCTCAACGGTTTTTAGAGCCATCCTG GATTACTACAAATCTGGGATAATCTGCTGTCCTGATGGGATCCCCGTTCCTGAGCTGAGAGAAGCATGTGACTACCTCTGCATCTCCTTTGACTACAGCACCATCAAGTGTAGAGACCTCA GTGCACTCATGCACGAGCTGTCCAACGATGGGGCGAGGCGTCAGTTTGAGTTCTACTTGGAGGAGATGGTGGTGCCGCTGATGGTCGCCAGCGCCCagaacggagagagggagtgtcACGTGGTGGTCCTGACTGACGACGACGTGGTGGACTGGGACGAGGAGTACCCTCCGCAGATGGGAGAGGAGTATTCACAGA TTATATACAGCACAAAACTGTACAGATTCTTCAAGTACATAGAGAATCGAGACGTTGCCAAATCAGTATTAAAAGACAGAGGACTTAAGAAAATCAGACTTGGAATTGAAG GTTATCCCACCTACAAGGAGAAGGTGAAGAAGCGTCCCGGCGGCCGGCCAGAGGTCATCTACAACTATGTGCAGCGGCCCTTCATCCGCATGtcctgggagaaggaggagggcaaGAGCCGCCATGTTGACTTCCAGTGTGTGAAGAGCAAGTCCATCACAAACCTAGCAGCCGCCGCTGCAGACattccccaggaccagctggtcAACATGCACCCTGGTCCTCAGGTGGACGAACTGGACATCCAGCCTCAGCCAAGCTACCACTACGAGCCAGACCCAGACGCCCCCTCACCGGCTGTCTGA
- the LOC139540261 gene encoding BTB/POZ domain-containing protein 10-like isoform X5 has translation MNLHGASGGLERCRDSDRRRSSDRSRDSSHERGEGQLTPCIRNVTSPTRQHNSDRERCEGGSSSRSSSPRPPRALISVGPSCIAASRSSLFSTETHCKSLGHGHVHGPCDHLYVYENAKEGTRTLRTAERVTLIVDNTRFLVDPAIFTAQPNTMLGRMFGSGREYNFTRPNDKGEFEVADGISSTVFRAILDYYKSGIICCPDGIPVPELREACDYLCISFDYSTIKCRDLSALMHELSNDGARRQFEFYLEEMVVPLMVASAQNGERECHVVVLTDDDVVDWDEEYPPQMGEEYSQIIYSTKLYRFFKYIENRDVAKSVLKDRGLKKIRLGIEGYPTYKEKVKKRPGGRPEVIYNYVQRPFIRMSWEKEEGKSRHVDFQCVKSKSITNLAAAAADIPQDQLVNMHPGPQVDELDIQPQPSYHYEPDPDAPSPAV, from the exons ATGAACCTGCATGGCGCCAGCGGAGGCCTCGAACGCTGCAGGGACAGTGATCGCCGGAGGTCTAGCGACCGCTCCCGAGACTCCTCCCACGAGAGGGGAGAGGGTCAGCTGACCCCTTGCATCAGGAACGTCACCTCGCCCACCCGACAGCACAACAGCG aTCGTGAGCGGTGCGAGGGTGGTTCTTCCTCCAGGTCGTCGAGTCCTCGGCCCCCCAGGGCCTTAATCTCCGTGGGGCCCAGCTGCATCGCAGCGAGCAGGAGCAGCCTTTTCAGTACTGAGACCCACTGTAAGAGTCTGGGCCATGGACACGTGCACGGTCCCTGTGACCACCTCTACGTCTATGAGAACGCAAAGGAGGGGACGCGCACATTACGGACCGCCGAGAGGGTCACTCTGATAGTGGACAACACCCGCTTCCTGGTGGACCCGGCCATCTTCACCGCCCAGCCCAACACCATGCTGGGAAG AATGTTTGGATCCGGGAGAGAATACAATTTCACTAGGCCCAATGACAAAGGAGAGTTTGAGGTGGCAGATGGAATCAGCTCAACGGTTTTTAGAGCCATCCTG GATTACTACAAATCTGGGATAATCTGCTGTCCTGATGGGATCCCCGTTCCTGAGCTGAGAGAAGCATGTGACTACCTCTGCATCTCCTTTGACTACAGCACCATCAAGTGTAGAGACCTCA GTGCACTCATGCACGAGCTGTCCAACGATGGGGCGAGGCGTCAGTTTGAGTTCTACTTGGAGGAGATGGTGGTGCCGCTGATGGTCGCCAGCGCCCagaacggagagagggagtgtcACGTGGTGGTCCTGACTGACGACGACGTGGTGGACTGGGACGAGGAGTACCCTCCGCAGATGGGAGAGGAGTATTCACAGA TTATATACAGCACAAAACTGTACAGATTCTTCAAGTACATAGAGAATCGAGACGTTGCCAAATCAGTATTAAAAGACAGAGGACTTAAGAAAATCAGACTTGGAATTGAAG GTTATCCCACCTACAAGGAGAAGGTGAAGAAGCGTCCCGGCGGCCGGCCAGAGGTCATCTACAACTATGTGCAGCGGCCCTTCATCCGCATGtcctgggagaaggaggagggcaaGAGCCGCCATGTTGACTTCCAGTGTGTGAAGAGCAAGTCCATCACAAACCTAGCAGCCGCCGCTGCAGACattccccaggaccagctggtcAACATGCACCCTGGTCCTCAGGTGGACGAACTGGACATCCAGCCTCAGCCAAGCTACCACTACGAGCCAGACCCAGACGCCCCCTCACCGGCTGTCTGA